In Sphingomonas panacisoli, one genomic interval encodes:
- a CDS encoding DUF6628 family protein, which produces MTTLPAPSPAPNPTTLPHPLPEATGDRLLLLAIRRMGAHGLADAHVAQTFVVAFGSGFRRPLVLARAFMAELAATATTTIAIAPCCCARMTWAEAALLTAIGHAERRPDAARLLLADVMAERRADAIVASAAALSAAFADLGLPIGG; this is translated from the coding sequence TTGACCACGCTTCCTGCCCCCTCGCCGGCCCCCAATCCCACGACGCTGCCGCATCCGTTGCCGGAGGCTACGGGCGACCGCCTGCTCCTCCTCGCGATCCGGCGGATGGGCGCGCACGGCCTGGCGGACGCGCATGTCGCGCAGACGTTCGTCGTCGCTTTCGGCAGCGGATTTCGTCGCCCGCTGGTGCTGGCGCGCGCGTTCATGGCCGAACTCGCGGCCACCGCCACGACGACGATCGCGATCGCGCCATGCTGCTGCGCGCGCATGACCTGGGCGGAGGCGGCGTTACTCACCGCGATCGGCCATGCCGAGCGCCGCCCCGATGCCGCCCGCTTGCTGCTCGCCGACGTGATGGCCGAACGCCGCGCGGACGCGATCGTCGCCAGCGCGGCCGCGCTGTCCGCCGCGTTTGCCGATTTGGGGCTGCCGATCGGCGGCTAG
- a CDS encoding bifunctional folylpolyglutamate synthase/dihydrofolate synthase, translating to MADHARSTDPAVQAQLDRLWALSPGADILGLERISELLARIGNPHLHLPPVLHVAGTNGKGSTCAFLRAAIEAAGYTTHVYSSPHLVRFNERIRLNGSLIDDAELAPLLAEVLDAGGDIGASFFEVTTAAAFLAFSRTPADACIVEVGLGGRLDATNVIADPIVTGIAQLGIDHERFLGSDPEGIAAEKAGIAKPHVPLVTMRYPPKIEARIAAVARTAGAPVAAEGGHWFWAAEADHVTYRDTAGKVTTPLPRLVGPHQPGNLALAIAMLRHQRALTIPPVAYAAAAEGATWPARMQRLGDGPLTRLLPAGSEVWLDGGHNPAAGTAIAAALGSQHQEGWHLIVGMLSNKDPRGLLAPIAPLAEQLIAVPVPHHEHHAPTDLAAIAKSLGMSARTAATVPNALRHLAKSDASRRVLILGSLYLAGEVLAANDELPT from the coding sequence GTGGCCGACCACGCCCGCTCGACCGATCCCGCCGTCCAGGCGCAGCTCGATCGGCTTTGGGCGTTGTCGCCCGGGGCGGACATCTTGGGGCTGGAGCGGATCTCCGAACTGCTCGCACGGATCGGCAATCCGCACTTGCACTTGCCGCCGGTGCTGCACGTCGCCGGCACCAACGGCAAGGGATCGACCTGCGCCTTCCTACGCGCCGCGATCGAGGCGGCGGGCTATACGACGCACGTTTATTCGAGCCCGCATCTCGTGCGCTTCAACGAGCGGATCCGGCTGAACGGTAGCCTTATCGATGATGCCGAGCTCGCGCCGTTGCTCGCGGAAGTGCTCGATGCCGGCGGTGATATCGGCGCGAGCTTCTTCGAGGTGACGACGGCGGCCGCATTCCTTGCTTTCTCGCGCACGCCCGCGGACGCGTGCATCGTCGAGGTCGGGCTCGGCGGGCGACTCGACGCGACCAACGTCATCGCCGACCCGATCGTCACCGGGATCGCGCAGCTCGGGATCGATCACGAGCGCTTTCTCGGCAGCGATCCGGAAGGCATCGCCGCGGAGAAAGCCGGCATCGCCAAACCGCACGTGCCGCTGGTGACAATGCGCTACCCGCCGAAGATCGAGGCGCGGATCGCCGCCGTCGCGCGAACGGCAGGTGCGCCGGTCGCGGCGGAGGGCGGGCATTGGTTCTGGGCAGCGGAGGCCGACCACGTCACCTATCGCGACACCGCAGGCAAGGTGACCACGCCGCTGCCCCGCCTCGTCGGGCCGCATCAGCCGGGCAACCTCGCGCTTGCCATCGCGATGCTGCGGCACCAGCGAGCGCTGACGATCCCGCCCGTCGCTTATGCCGCGGCGGCCGAGGGGGCGACTTGGCCGGCGCGGATGCAGCGGCTGGGCGACGGGCCGCTGACTCGCTTGCTGCCGGCTGGTAGCGAGGTTTGGCTGGACGGCGGGCATAACCCGGCGGCGGGGACAGCGATTGCAGCCGCGCTGGGATCGCAGCATCAGGAAGGCTGGCATTTGATCGTCGGTATGCTGTCGAACAAGGACCCGCGCGGTCTGCTGGCGCCGATCGCGCCGCTTGCCGAGCAGCTGATCGCGGTTCCCGTGCCGCATCACGAGCATCACGCGCCCACCGACCTCGCGGCGATCGCCAAGAGCCTCGGCATGTCGGCACGCACCGCCGCCACCGTGCCCAACGCGCTTCGGCACCTGGCGAAGAGCGATGCGTCGCGCCGCGTCCTGATCCTCGGATCGCTCTATCTCGCCGGTGAAGTGCTCGCCGCCAACGACGAACTGCCGACCTGA
- the accD gene encoding acetyl-CoA carboxylase, carboxyltransferase subunit beta, translating into MSWLTNVRNALSYVIPKKESPDNLWHKCKGCGQMVFAKELEDNLSVCPNCGHHERIGPTERFAQLFDEDYDLVDAPRVPEDPLKFRDQKRYVDRIKAARAATGESDALINAIGTIDGRTAVVGVQDFAFMGGSMGLAVGEAFVRGVEAAIDRKAPYVIFTAAGGARMQEGILSLMQMPRATVAIEMLHDAGLPYIVVLTDPTTGGVTASYAMLGDIQIAEPGALIGFAGQRVIEQTIREKLPEGFQRAEYLLDHGMLDMVVERAELKTTLANVIGYLCDRRKAA; encoded by the coding sequence ATGAGTTGGCTGACCAACGTCCGCAACGCGCTGTCCTACGTCATCCCGAAGAAGGAGAGCCCCGACAACCTCTGGCACAAGTGCAAGGGGTGTGGGCAGATGGTGTTCGCCAAGGAGTTGGAAGACAATCTCAGCGTCTGTCCGAATTGCGGGCATCACGAACGGATCGGCCCGACCGAGCGGTTCGCGCAATTGTTCGACGAGGACTACGACCTGGTCGATGCGCCGCGCGTACCCGAGGACCCCCTGAAGTTCCGCGACCAGAAAAGGTACGTCGATCGCATCAAGGCCGCGCGCGCCGCGACCGGCGAGAGCGACGCGCTGATCAACGCGATCGGCACGATCGACGGTCGCACCGCCGTCGTCGGCGTCCAGGACTTCGCGTTCATGGGCGGATCGATGGGCCTGGCGGTGGGCGAGGCGTTCGTGCGCGGGGTCGAGGCGGCGATCGACCGCAAGGCGCCCTACGTCATCTTCACCGCGGCGGGCGGCGCACGGATGCAGGAAGGTATCCTGTCGCTGATGCAGATGCCGCGCGCGACCGTAGCGATCGAGATGCTCCACGACGCCGGGCTGCCCTATATCGTCGTCCTGACCGACCCAACCACCGGCGGCGTCACCGCAAGCTATGCGATGCTGGGCGACATCCAGATCGCCGAGCCGGGTGCCTTGATCGGGTTCGCCGGTCAGCGCGTGATCGAACAGACGATCCGCGAGAAGTTGCCGGAAGGATTCCAACGCGCCGAATATCTGCTCGACCACGGCATGCTCGATATGGTCGTCGAACGGGCCGAGCTGAAGACGACGCTGGCGAACGTCATCGGTTACCTCTGCGACCGGCGTAAAGCCGCGTAA
- the trpA gene encoding tryptophan synthase subunit alpha, whose amino-acid sequence MNRLERAFAKGQPALVCFVTAGDGPTPAILDALVEGGADVIELGMPFTDPMADGPAIQQANLRSLGAGTTTADILRIARDFRARHADVPLVLMGYANPMTRRGPDWFAAAARDAGVDGVICVDVPAEEDDSLGTALRACDVANIRLATPTTDAARLPQVLEGASGFLYYVSVAGITGKQQAAQASIEDAVARLKASTDLPVAVGFGVRTPDQAAAIARVADGVVVGSAIVELIGEHGEDAPRHVRAYIETLSSAVRAARKESV is encoded by the coding sequence ATGAATAGGCTTGAGCGAGCCTTCGCCAAAGGCCAACCGGCGCTCGTTTGCTTCGTCACTGCCGGCGACGGGCCGACCCCCGCGATCCTCGACGCGCTGGTCGAGGGCGGGGCGGACGTGATCGAGCTCGGCATGCCGTTCACCGATCCGATGGCCGATGGCCCCGCGATCCAGCAGGCGAATCTGCGTAGCCTCGGCGCTGGCACGACGACCGCCGACATCCTGCGCATCGCCCGCGACTTCCGAGCGCGCCATGCCGACGTGCCGCTCGTCCTGATGGGCTATGCCAACCCCATGACGCGGCGTGGGCCGGACTGGTTCGCCGCCGCCGCACGCGACGCTGGCGTGGACGGCGTGATCTGCGTCGATGTTCCCGCCGAGGAGGATGACAGCCTCGGCACCGCCCTCCGAGCATGCGACGTCGCCAATATCCGCCTCGCTACCCCCACCACTGATGCCGCGCGTCTGCCGCAGGTGCTCGAAGGCGCGAGCGGGTTCCTCTACTACGTCTCGGTCGCCGGAATCACCGGCAAGCAGCAGGCCGCGCAAGCCTCGATCGAGGATGCCGTCGCGCGCCTGAAAGCCTCGACCGACCTGCCCGTCGCAGTCGGCTTCGGCGTTCGCACGCCCGACCAAGCCGCCGCGATCGCGCGCGTCGCCGACGGCGTCGTGGTCGGCTCGGCGATCGTCGAACTGATCGGCGAGCATGGCGAGGATGCGCCGCGCCACGTTCGCGCCTATATCGAAACCCTGTCGAGCGCCGTGCGCGCCGCGAGGAAGGAATCCGTATGA
- a CDS encoding AmpG family muropeptide MFS transporter, translating to MSEASARPKGLKVFAAALRTRKSASMLVFGFSSGLPVALLVGTLTAWLGEVGIKLATIGVLSWIGLTYAFKFLWSPLVDRVQLPGIGALGRRKSWIVLCQVIMIASLVAIVATDPTVHIARFALFAFFGALASATQDIAIDGWRIDVADEEAPVELLSAVYQLGSRTASIVGGAVALYLAARMSWPTVYLVMAGLMVVTLVLGLGAPDTERPPSTPISVLAQPGEVTPRVRAIALMIVGASWTWAIVTLVMFMISMLADVPPGGVRPSAGDFLKTWGVVIIVATVFVPLIVAAVVNRMKARGQGVQTVEDTVRSGARTAANHLYGALIAPLADLTERLRWGVLLIIGLILTYALCYNVWASFAYPFYLDFMHYSKDEVAFASKIFGIIMSIVGVSVGGFLFIKIGRFPTVLIGAILPIFGNFVFADLADGSPYIDMVLHTTRLDLLVQTFGGDLRMARLLLAICYENISTGIAGAALVAFVSGVVSKKFAAVQYSVLSSMTFLVGALMRAPVGEAIPIYGYGDVFRWLSLAGVIAIAFVLLEWWRSSYVARAEEPGHTGKPA from the coding sequence ATGAGCGAAGCGTCGGCACGACCGAAAGGCCTGAAGGTGTTCGCGGCGGCGCTCCGCACGCGAAAATCGGCGTCGATGCTGGTGTTCGGGTTCTCGTCGGGCCTACCGGTCGCGTTGCTCGTCGGCACGCTGACCGCGTGGTTAGGCGAAGTCGGGATCAAGCTGGCGACGATCGGGGTGCTGTCGTGGATCGGGCTGACCTACGCGTTCAAGTTCCTGTGGTCGCCGCTCGTCGATCGCGTGCAACTGCCCGGCATTGGCGCGCTGGGGCGGCGCAAGAGCTGGATCGTCTTGTGCCAAGTGATCATGATCGCCAGCCTCGTCGCGATCGTTGCGACCGACCCCACGGTGCATATCGCGCGGTTCGCTCTATTCGCGTTCTTCGGTGCGTTGGCGTCGGCGACGCAGGATATCGCGATCGACGGTTGGCGGATCGACGTCGCCGACGAGGAGGCGCCGGTCGAATTGCTGTCGGCGGTGTATCAGCTCGGCTCGCGCACCGCGTCGATCGTCGGCGGCGCGGTGGCGCTGTATCTGGCGGCGCGGATGTCGTGGCCGACCGTGTATCTGGTGATGGCCGGGCTAATGGTTGTGACGCTGGTGCTCGGACTCGGGGCGCCCGATACCGAGCGTCCGCCGAGTACGCCGATCAGTGTACTGGCCCAGCCCGGCGAAGTCACCCCCCGCGTCCGCGCGATCGCGCTGATGATCGTCGGCGCCAGCTGGACCTGGGCGATCGTCACGCTGGTGATGTTCATGATCAGCATGCTGGCCGACGTCCCGCCCGGGGGCGTCCGACCGTCGGCGGGCGATTTCCTCAAGACCTGGGGCGTCGTCATCATCGTCGCGACCGTGTTCGTGCCGTTGATCGTCGCGGCGGTCGTCAACCGCATGAAGGCGCGCGGGCAGGGGGTGCAGACCGTCGAGGACACCGTCCGCTCGGGCGCGCGCACCGCCGCGAACCACCTGTACGGCGCGTTGATCGCGCCACTCGCCGATCTGACCGAGCGGTTGCGCTGGGGCGTGCTGCTGATCATCGGCCTGATCCTGACCTATGCGCTGTGCTACAACGTGTGGGCGTCGTTCGCGTACCCGTTCTATCTCGATTTCATGCATTATTCGAAGGACGAGGTCGCGTTCGCCTCGAAGATCTTCGGCATCATCATGTCGATCGTCGGGGTCAGCGTCGGCGGTTTCCTGTTCATCAAGATCGGACGGTTCCCGACCGTATTGATCGGCGCGATCCTGCCGATCTTTGGCAATTTCGTCTTCGCCGATCTCGCCGACGGATCGCCCTATATCGACATGGTGCTCCACACGACGCGGCTCGACCTGTTGGTGCAGACGTTCGGCGGCGACCTGCGCATGGCGCGGCTGCTGCTGGCGATCTGCTACGAGAACATCTCGACCGGCATCGCGGGCGCGGCACTTGTCGCGTTCGTGTCGGGCGTGGTCAGCAAGAAGTTCGCCGCGGTCCAATATTCGGTGCTGTCGTCGATGACCTTCCTGGTCGGGGCGCTGATGCGCGCACCGGTGGGTGAGGCGATCCCGATCTACGGCTATGGCGACGTGTTCCGCTGGCTGTCGCTGGCCGGCGTCATCGCGATCGCGTTCGTGCTGCTCGAATGGTGGCGGTCGTCTTATGTCGCGCGCGCCGAGGAACCGGGACACACCGGCAAGCCTGCATGA
- a CDS encoding tetratricopeptide repeat protein has translation MIMLLLIYGIPILCQVACVVHCIKMGRNQIWIWPIVLFPVVGCIAYFIIEVMPGMQGNRHVRTMKAQAAKAIDPEREVRLARDALGLADTVANRIRLADALAAVKRPDEAIPYYREALAAQPLPDPRTETKLANALFEADQVDEALTTVEGIKEPSGQSERDKLNLLRARLYDHVGRQDEAFDIYRDIVTRMPGEEARCRYAALLLEMGRKREAQGVLEEVEDRMKRLDSHQRRADAEMYRWATDKLKELRAG, from the coding sequence ATGATCATGCTGCTGCTGATCTACGGCATCCCGATCCTGTGCCAGGTCGCGTGCGTGGTCCATTGCATCAAGATGGGCCGCAACCAGATCTGGATCTGGCCGATCGTGCTGTTCCCGGTGGTCGGCTGCATCGCCTATTTCATCATCGAGGTAATGCCGGGGATGCAGGGCAACCGTCACGTCCGCACGATGAAGGCGCAGGCGGCGAAGGCGATCGATCCCGAGCGCGAGGTCCGGCTGGCGCGCGATGCGCTGGGGCTGGCGGACACGGTCGCGAACCGCATCCGGCTGGCCGATGCGCTGGCGGCGGTGAAGCGGCCGGATGAGGCGATCCCTTACTATCGCGAGGCGCTGGCCGCGCAGCCGCTGCCCGATCCGCGCACCGAGACCAAGCTGGCCAACGCCTTGTTCGAGGCGGATCAGGTCGATGAGGCGCTGACCACGGTCGAGGGCATCAAGGAACCGAGCGGACAGAGCGAGCGCGACAAGCTGAACCTGCTCCGCGCGCGGCTATACGATCATGTCGGGCGGCAGGACGAGGCGTTCGACATCTATCGCGACATCGTGACCCGCATGCCGGGCGAGGAGGCGCGGTGCCGCTATGCCGCGCTGCTGCTGGAGATGGGGCGCAAGCGCGAGGCGCAGGGCGTGCTCGAGGAAGTCGAGGACCGGATGAAGCGGCTCGACAGCCACCAGCGGCGGGCGGATGCCGAGATGTATCGCTGGGCGACCGACAAGCTCAAGGAACTGCGCGCGGGCTAG